In Triticum aestivum cultivar Chinese Spring chromosome 5B, IWGSC CS RefSeq v2.1, whole genome shotgun sequence, the following proteins share a genomic window:
- the LOC123117868 gene encoding F-box protein PP2-B1 — translation MKQSRKESGQEVPEECLAKVIGLTSPADACRATAVSAAFQSAADSDAVWERFLPLDCDAVLERAVHLVDSSSKKELFMDLSDDHVLLDGGKRSFGLHRSSGAKCYMLSVSEMGIAWVTADLYWIKRSDPDSRFSKVAELMSVCWFSISDRISSKELSPGTQYAAYLVYKLTQDASGLSSPRQISFIEVGGQLVGSIHPASLHPCDRCSCATRDGESSSSSTTSTTNVAAVQVHEHMKDEGGLIVRYPRQRVDGWLEFEIGDFHTGDEAAAAVDVLMVLQELEELQWKKGLIIEGIEIRPRN, via the exons ATGAAGCAGTCAAGGAAGGAAAGCGGTCAGGAAGTCCCGGAGGAGTGCCTTGCGAAGGTCATCGGCCTGACCTCGCCTGCCGACGCCTGCCGCGCCACCGCGGTATCCGCGGCCTTCCAGTCGGCGGCAGACTCTGACGCCGTGTGGGAGAGGTTCCTGCCGCTGGACTGCGACGCCGTCCTGGAGCGGGCCGTCCACCTCGTGGATTCCTCCTCCAAGAAGGAGCTCTTCATGGACCTCAGCGACGACCATGTCCTCCTCGACGGCGGCAAGAGG AGTTTTGGGCTCCACCGATCGAGCGGCGCCAAGTGCTACATGCTATCTGTGAGTGAGATGGGAATCGCTTGGGTTACAGCAGATCTGTACTGGATAAAGAGGTCGGACCCAGATTCAAG GTTCTCCAAGGTGGCAGAGCTCATGTCAGTGTGCTGGTTCAGCATCTCCGACCGCATCAGCAGCAAGGAGCTCTCACCGGGCACCCAATACGCGGCCTACCTTGTGTACAAGCTCACTCAGGACGCATCCGGTCTCAGCTCCCCACGGCAGATATCGTTCATTGAGGTAGGTGGGCAGCTAGTTGGGAGCATCCACCCGGCGTCTCTCCATCCCTGCGACCGTTGTTCCTGCGCCACACGTGATGGCGAGTCGTCATCGTCGTCGACGACGTCCACAACGAACGTTGCCGCCGTACAGGTGCACGAGCACATGAAGGATGAAGGAGGCCTCATTGTCAGGTACCCGCGGCAACGGGTCGACGGCTGGTTGGAGTTCGAGATAGGTGACTTCCACACAG GTGATGAAGCCGCGGCTGCAGTAGACGTTTTGATGGTGCTGCAAGAGCTTGAGGAGCTGCAGTGGAAGAAGGGGCTCATCATCGAAGGCATTGAGATAAGGCCGAGAAACTAA